From the Bacteroidota bacterium genome, the window AAAAGCAGATGAAGAAACGGGGGAACTTTACATACAAACCACATTGGAAGACATTGCAGAAGCAAACGCCCTGATGAAGCATATTTTATTAAGAAAATCAGATGAATTAAATGGGGCTTGCAGAGCCTTTTTTGAAAACCTGAAACAACACCTGAAAGCACACAACCAACAGAAATTTACAAACAAAGAAATCCGGTCAGCCTTCCGCATCAATCACAACACGCAAAAAATGTTTATGGTAGAATTACAGCAATACGGCTACATCCGCAAAACAGAAGGGGACAAAAAGAAAGGATTTAATTATGAAGTAATCAGCTTTGAAGAATATGAGCAATTGGAAACCCGCATAAATACAGTATTAGACCAGATATTGCAGCAACTGAAAGGAACAGAAGTTGAGAAGTTGGAAGAAGTTGTAAAGAAAAACCAACCACTTAAAACCGCACCAACAAAAGGAAAGAAAGCAAAAACAAAAGAAGTTGCAGAAAAATAAAAAGAGACCCACACAGAAAAAAAATGAAACACCTACACCTGAAAAGCAGCAACTTTAAACATTTAGAACAAGGTTTTAAAGAATGGTTAGACATATTGGGCTATGCAGAAACCACAGTAAATACCTTGCCTGTTCACGTTCGGGAATTACTGAACTACCTTGAAACCATCAAGCAAATAACCCACATCACACAGGTAAAGCCGAGACACATAAGCGAATTTATAAAATACCTGAAAACCCGCAGGAACAATATGTATGGCGGTTCATTAAGCGCAAGCCACATCAATAAAAGTATACAATCAATAAACACTTTTGCCCGCTACCTGAACCAGACCGGAAAATCTGTAATAGACATCATTACAAAGCGAATGACAAACGATGTAGATGAAAGAACCATACTAACCGGAAAAGAAATAAAAACCCTTTACGAAGCCAGTTTTGAACCGCACCCGACTTTTAACAGCAAAGCAATGGGACAAAGGGACAGGGCAATCATTGCTATTTTTTACGGTTGCGGACTGCGAAAAGATGAAGGAACAAAATTAGACATTACCGATATAGATTTAATCAAAGGGCTTGTTTTTGTAAGGAAAGGCAAAGGGAACAAACAAAGATACGTGCCAATAGCACAGAAACATTTAGAAGATTTACGCAGCTATATTGAAGAAGGGCGCTATTGGTATTTACAGGACAACCGCACAGCCTGGCACGTAAAAAAAGGAATGAAAAAAGAGAATGCAGACAGTTTAGCCCTTTTACTGAATGTGGAAGGCAAGCGAATGAAAAGCTTTGATGCCCGTTTTAAATACCTGAAAGAAAAAACAGAAATAGAAAAACAGTTTTCCACCCACAGCCTGCGCCACTCCATAGCCACGCACCTTTTACAAAGCGGAATGCCAATAGAAGAAATAGCAAAATTTTTAGGTCACAGCAGTTTGGAAAGCACACAAATTTACACCCATATAGTAAACACATTAAAAAAACAAGAAGATGAACCAACAGAATTTTTACTACTTCCTGAAAGATGAAAAGCTTGCAGAAAGCAGCATACAGGAACACATTAAAAATATTGAACGTTTTGAGAAATGGGCAGAGCAGGAAGGAATGACAGGAACAGAGCAGATAACCTACACAGAAATATTAGGCTTTGTTCAGCACTTAAAAAGCAAATCCGTAGGCATATCATCCATTAACAACCGCTTAAACAGCATTAGAAAGTATTACGAGCATTTAAAAGCGGAAGGAACAATAGAAGCCAATCCCGCAAGAAGAGTGCATATAAAAGGGAATATAAAAAAAGTCATCCATCAGCCTTTGAGTTATACAGAGCTTGAACAGCTTTACCAGGAATATGCAAAACCCAAAGAACACTACAGGGAAGAAAAAGGAAAGAAGGCACACAAGAGAAATACAGTAATATTAAGCCTGATGATATGGCAGGCCATCCACAGCGGGGAACTAAATAAAATTGAAATAAGCCACGTAAAATTAAATGAAGGGGTAATCT encodes:
- a CDS encoding tyrosine-type recombinase/integrase encodes the protein MKHLHLKSSNFKHLEQGFKEWLDILGYAETTVNTLPVHVRELLNYLETIKQITHITQVKPRHISEFIKYLKTRRNNMYGGSLSASHINKSIQSINTFARYLNQTGKSVIDIITKRMTNDVDERTILTGKEIKTLYEASFEPHPTFNSKAMGQRDRAIIAIFYGCGLRKDEGTKLDITDIDLIKGLVFVRKGKGNKQRYVPIAQKHLEDLRSYIEEGRYWYLQDNRTAWHVKKGMKKENADSLALLLNVEGKRMKSFDARFKYLKEKTEIEKQFSTHSLRHSIATHLLQSGMPIEEIAKFLGHSSLESTQIYTHIVNTLKKQEDEPTEFLLLPER
- a CDS encoding site-specific integrase, with translation MNQQNFYYFLKDEKLAESSIQEHIKNIERFEKWAEQEGMTGTEQITYTEILGFVQHLKSKSVGISSINNRLNSIRKYYEHLKAEGTIEANPARRVHIKGNIKKVIHQPLSYTELEQLYQEYAKPKEHYREEKGKKAHKRNTVILSLMIWQAIHSGELNKIEISHVKLNEGVIYIPSTRRSNSREIKLESKQIILLHQYISENNFINEKLFDCHPANTMMYLVNELKGINQVVKNAGHIRASIILHWIKMYSKRQVQYMVGHKHISSTEHYEIQELTGLTDLLTKHHPFS